The following coding sequences are from one Clarias gariepinus isolate MV-2021 ecotype Netherlands chromosome 19, CGAR_prim_01v2, whole genome shotgun sequence window:
- the LOC128507728 gene encoding olfactory receptor 52D1-like, translating to MASMTSMEINTSYPIIFTLSGIRDLWPKYLFILIFLLIYLLIILLNLTLIITIIMEKTLHEPMYLFLCNLCFNGLYGTTGFYPKLIYDLFSPVQVIPFAACIAQAYVIYTSFMCEYTTLAIMAYDRYIAICRPLEYHNMMVTQSVAKAIVYSWVLPLFISLPFSVILNQLPMCGLEINRVYCYAWAMVRLSCVPSTTLNVYGYFLIFIFVLHAVFVIVSYQRLIVACRQSNESRKRFMQTCVPHLVSLINFTITLLFDILFSRYGSEDFPIGVRYFLQLEILIVPPLLNPLMYGLKLSEVRKRIFQMHKR from the coding sequence ATGGCTTCAATGACATCAATGGAAATTAACACATCTTATCCAATCATATTTACCTTGTCTGGGATTAGGGATCTATGGCCAAAATaccttttcattttaatttttctctTAATTTATCTTTTAATCATTCTTTTAAATCTTACCTTGATCATCACAATTATAATGGAAAAGACACTGCATGAGCCCATGTATCTTTTCTTGTGTAATCTGTGTTTTAATGGACTCTATGGTACAACAGGGTTTTATCCTAAATTAATTTATGATCTGTTTTCACCTGTACAGGTAATCCCATTCGCTGCATGTATTGCGCAAGCATATGTAATATATACATCTTTCATGTGTGAATATACAACACTGGCCATAATGGCTTATGACAGATATATTGCAATATGTCGACCTTTAGAGTATCACAATATGATGGTAACTCAGTCGGTGGCAAAAGCTATTGTTTATTCTTGGGTACTTCCTCTTTTTATTTCACTGCCTTTCTCTGTCATTCTCAATCAACTGCCAATGTGTGGGTTAGAGATAAACAGAGTTTACTGTTATGCCTGGGCAATGGTCAGGTTGTCATGTGTCCCATCTACAACTCTTAATGTATATGGGTATTTTTTAATCTTCATATTTGTCTTACATGcagtttttgtaattgtttcatATCAGCGACTTATTGTTGCTTGCAGGCAATCAAATGAGAGCAGAAAAAGGTTCATGCAGACATGTGTGCCACATTTGGTATCACTGATCAACTTTACTATAACTTTGCTTTTTGATATATTGTTCAGTCGTTATGGGTCAGAAGACTTTCCAATAGGTGTGCGTTATTTTTTGCAACTTGAAATTCTTATTGTTCCACCTCTCCTCAATCCACTTATGTATGGCCTTAAACTTTCAGAGGTGCGAAAAAGGATTTTTCAAATGCACAAAAGATAA